From the genome of Malus domestica chromosome 04, GDT2T_hap1, one region includes:
- the LOC103444025 gene encoding adenine phosphoribosyltransferase 3 — protein MLVLKDEDPRIHGIKTKIRVVPNFPKPGIMFQDITTLLLDPKAFKDTIDLFVERYKGKNISVVAGIEARGFIFGPPIALAIGAKFVPLRKPRKLPGDVIFEEYTLEYGKDRLEMHVGAVELGERALVVDDLIATGGTLCAAMNLLERVGAEVVECACLIELPDLQGRERLNGKPLYVLVEYQ, from the exons ATGTTGGTTTTGAAAGACGAAGATCCTCGCATCCATGGCATTAAAACCAAGATTCGTGTCGTCCCAAATTTCCCCAAACCTG GAATTATGTTTCAAGATATCACAACTTTGTTACTTGACCCAAAAGCCTTTAAGGACACAATCGATTTGTTCGTTGAGAGATACAAAGGCAAAAACATTTCAGTGGTTGCAG GAATTGAGGCACGAGGTTTTATCTTTGGTCCTCCGATAGCATTGGCAATAGGAGCAAAGTTCGTTCCCCTGAGAAAACCAAGGAAGCTGCCTG GTGACGTTATTTTTGAAGAATACACTCTGGAATATGGAAAGGACCGTCTTGAGATGCATGTTGGAGCAGTAGAACTTGGCGAGCGTGCTCTGGTGGTAGATGATTTAATAGCCACTGGGGGCACACTGTGTGCTGCAATGAATTTATTGG AACGCGTTGGAGCAGAAGTGGTCGAATGTGCATGCTTAATTGAATTGCCAGATTTACAA GGACGTGAGAGGTTGAACGGAAAGCCACTGTATGTACTAGTTGAATACCAATGA